The Pseudomonas protegens genome contains the following window.
GGACAAGTTCACTGACACATTAGTCTTGCCGACGCCACCCTTGCCGCCGGTCACCGCAATCACCTGTACGGGATGCATGCTGCCCATGTTCTTTCTTTACCTTGTCTTACTTAGACGGGGCCACATAACTGGCTGCGCGTTCACCGTTGGAACAATGCATGGCAGACCATCGATGTAGATACACTGCAATCTATTCATGTCTAACTCAGCCGACCCGCTTGGTCGGGCTGTGATAGAGATCAGCGAACATGTCGGCCATGGCTTCTTCGCTGGGTTCTTCCTGCATCTGCACGCTCACGGCGCGGCTCACCAGTTGATGCCGGCGAGGCAGGTGCAAATCGTCAGGAATCCGCGGGCCATCGGTCAGATAGGCAACCGGCAATTCATGACTGATGGCCAGGCTCAAGACCTCGCCAAGACTGGCTGTTTCATCCAGTTTAGTCAGGATGCAGCCGGCCAGACCGCAGCGCTTGTAGCTGTGGTAGGCGGCGGTCAGCACCTGCTTCTGGCTGGTGGTCGCCAGCACCAGATAGTTCTTCGCGCGGATCCCGCGACCGGCCAGGCTCTCCAACTGCATGCGCAATGCCGGGTCGCTGGCCTGCAGGCCGGCGGTGTCGATCAACACCACGCGCTTGCGCAGCAGCGGATCCAGGGCCTGGGCCAGGGACTGGCCAGGATCGACATGGGTCACCGAGACATTGAGGATGCGCCCCAGGGTCTTGAGCTGCTCCTGGGCACCGATACGGAAGCTGTCCATGCTGACCAGAGCAATGTTCTGTGCGCCGTACTTGAGTACATAGCGCGCGGCCAGCTTGGCCAGGGTGGTGGTCTTGCCCATGCCGGCGGGGCCGACCATGGCAATCACGCCCCCTTCTTCCAGAGGCTCG
Protein-coding sequences here:
- the flhF gene encoding flagellar biosynthesis protein FlhF, with the translated sequence MQVKRFFAADMRQAMKLVRDELGAEAAIIGNRRIAGGVELTAALDYKLSALSPRVPNMELEDELRKTQSRIVTAQAELSLRGEGDNASITNRQLFAGLPLTAAEPLIEPTLTERPRPAPAPAAPAADSRALDSMRFELNGLRELLEVQLGSLAWSQLQGSRPEQANLWRRLQRIGLSGPLARDLLALITDIDEPRQAWRMLLAHLARMILTPEVEPLEEGGVIAMVGPAGMGKTTTLAKLAARYVLKYGAQNIALVSMDSFRIGAQEQLKTLGRILNVSVTHVDPGQSLAQALDPLLRKRVVLIDTAGLQASDPALRMQLESLAGRGIRAKNYLVLATTSQKQVLTAAYHSYKRCGLAGCILTKLDETASLGEVLSLAISHELPVAYLTDGPRIPDDLHLPRRHQLVSRAVSVQMQEEPSEEAMADMFADLYHSPTKRVG